The following proteins are co-located in the Toxotes jaculatrix isolate fToxJac2 chromosome 9, fToxJac2.pri, whole genome shotgun sequence genome:
- the tagln gene encoding transgelin isoform X2 — translation MANKGPSYGMSRQVQDKIDSKYDPELEQILVEWITRQCGSGVERPEPGKMGFQAWLKDGCVLSELINTLFAGEKPVKKIQSSPMAFKQMEQISQFLNAAEKYGVTKTDMFQTVDLWEGKDLAAVQRTLSALGSLAITKDEGTYNGDPNWFFKKAQENKREFTDDQMKAGKNVIGLQMGSNKGASQEGMSYGRPRQIL, via the exons ATGGCAAACAAAGGTCCATCCTATGGCATGAGCCGGCAGGTTCAGGATAAGATTGACAGCAAGTATGACCCCGAGTTGGAGCAGATCCTGGTGGAGTGGATCACCCGTCAGTGCGGCTCTGGTGTGGAGAGGCCAGAACCGGGAAAAATGGGCTTCCAGGCCTGGCTGAAAGATGGATGC GTCCTGAGCGAGCTGATTAACACTCTGTTTGCTGGAGAGAAACCTGTGAAGAAGATCCAGAGCTCACCCATGGCCTTCAAACAGATGGAGCAGATCTCCCAGTTCCTCAACGCTGCGGAGAAGTATGGCGTCACCAAGACTGATATGTTCCAGACTGTGGACCTCTGGGAAG GTAAGGACCTGGCAGCGGTGCAGAGGACCCTGTCAGCTCTGGGCAGCTTGGCCATTACCAAGGATGAAGGCACATACAATGGAGACCCTAACTGGTTCTTCAA GAAAGCACAGGAGAACAAGCGAGAATTCACCGATGACCAGATGAAGGCCGGCAAAAATGTGATTGGCCTACAGATGGGGTCCAATAAGGGAGCCAGTCAGGAGGGCATGAGCTATGGAAGACCCCGGCAGATCCTGTAA
- the tagln gene encoding transgelin isoform X1, producing MATKGVGMANKGPSYGMSRQVQDKIDSKYDPELEQILVEWITRQCGSGVERPEPGKMGFQAWLKDGCVLSELINTLFAGEKPVKKIQSSPMAFKQMEQISQFLNAAEKYGVTKTDMFQTVDLWEGKDLAAVQRTLSALGSLAITKDEGTYNGDPNWFFKKAQENKREFTDDQMKAGKNVIGLQMGSNKGASQEGMSYGRPRQIL from the exons ATGGCAACAAAG GGAGTCGGCATGGCAAACAAAGGTCCATCCTATGGCATGAGCCGGCAGGTTCAGGATAAGATTGACAGCAAGTATGACCCCGAGTTGGAGCAGATCCTGGTGGAGTGGATCACCCGTCAGTGCGGCTCTGGTGTGGAGAGGCCAGAACCGGGAAAAATGGGCTTCCAGGCCTGGCTGAAAGATGGATGC GTCCTGAGCGAGCTGATTAACACTCTGTTTGCTGGAGAGAAACCTGTGAAGAAGATCCAGAGCTCACCCATGGCCTTCAAACAGATGGAGCAGATCTCCCAGTTCCTCAACGCTGCGGAGAAGTATGGCGTCACCAAGACTGATATGTTCCAGACTGTGGACCTCTGGGAAG GTAAGGACCTGGCAGCGGTGCAGAGGACCCTGTCAGCTCTGGGCAGCTTGGCCATTACCAAGGATGAAGGCACATACAATGGAGACCCTAACTGGTTCTTCAA GAAAGCACAGGAGAACAAGCGAGAATTCACCGATGACCAGATGAAGGCCGGCAAAAATGTGATTGGCCTACAGATGGGGTCCAATAAGGGAGCCAGTCAGGAGGGCATGAGCTATGGAAGACCCCGGCAGATCCTGTAA